The DNA window CGAAGTCATGAGCCAACGCCTTCAAATCGCGGAAGGGATGGGCAACCTGCTTTCGGCGTTTACAGGCGAGCATGTCGGCGAACCCCGGCTGATCATTTGTTTGTATGGTCCAGTCCCGCTTCATGTCGATCTTAAATTCGTACAACCGGAGGAGCTCAGGTCCCGAATTGAAAATCCATTGATCCTTTGGGGACGAGGTTCCGATATTTCAACGATAATAAGCGAATCGACGCCATCATTCCCTTACCCCGATCCGCAATGGATGGAGGACCGCTTCTGGGTGTGGGTGCATTACGGCGCCGTAAAGTTAGGGAGAGGCGAGTGGTTTGAAGTCATCGATCTGATTACCTTTATGCGGAGCGCCGTATTGGGCCCGTTGGCACTCATCCGCTGCGGTCATCTCCCGCAAGGGGTCAGAAAGCTAGAAACATGCGCTGTCGAAGGACTAGAGGAACTTAAAGGAACGATCCCGGTCCATAGCTTCGAAAGCTGCTACCGCGCGCTAAAAAATACGATTCAGCTCTATCTGCGATTCCGCGATGTACGGAAGATCGTTCCGAAAACAGAGGCGGAACGCGTTTCTGTCGAGTACCTGGACGGCATATTCGCATCCCAAACGTTAGAGGGATAGATTCCGATAGGCGATTCGATCCCCCTTCCTCCCTACTTGCATCCGTCTAGGCAATCGTCCAAGCGAAATCGGGTCGGGCCGTGTAATATGTATGGTCTGAAGAAAGGAGGGGAAGTCAATGAGCGGAGTATGCGGTGGATTCACCTCGACTGGAGCGATTTTGGTTCTCTATATTCTTTTGGTCATTATCCTGTCGGCAGGTTACTTCGTCTAACCACAGCTGAAGAAGCCTACGAACAAGAGCCGCAGGGCTCTTGTTCGCGTAATCAGGGGTTATTTCGCAGCCGATGCGGCCGATTGTTTCGATCCGACGAGGAGAATGTACCCCAAGTGTTCGGCGGAATTCCCCATGATAGCATCGTAGGCGTTGGTGACCTCCCAGATGTCCACGTCGAATAGAGAGCCTGTATCGATTTGCTGGTATTCGTCCTTGTATAACTGCTTCTGTTCGATTCCTGTCGGGAACGGGAAAGGGCCGTCGATATGAAAAGGGCGAAACCCCGCATTCCGTGCTTCGACGGTCCAATCCTCGGGCTCCCAAAGCTTCGATATTCCATAAAATCGAGCGATCGCATCATGGGCTTCCGACGGCATGGAGCTTCGACGGATCATCTCTCTGTCGAATAATCGACCCCCTCCCCGCAAGACCCGATAATACTCTCGCAGGGCTTGGGGGGTGTCGGTGAAGATCGACACGGATTCGACGAGGACGACGTCGAACGATTCGTCGGGGAACGGAAGAGCCGTCGCGTCGCCTCTCCTAAATTCGACCGTAAGCTTTTCTTTCTCGGCCCGAGCTTTCGCCTTCGCGATCATATCCGGACGGATGTCGATTCCTGTGACTCGATGACCTTGCGCGGCAACGTAACAAGCCGTTCTCCCCGTGCCGCAACCGACCTCCAGCACCTTGGCATCGGGGGGGAGCGGATACGCTCTCAATTGCTTCACGGTTTCCGCGAAGCCTCCGGGATGGGCGTCGCCGATCCCTAACCTCGCCAACATCTCTAAGTACTCCATGGAGCACGCTCCTTCCTTTTGGGATCGATAACCCCAAGATCGCGTATATCGCGGGAGAAAGGATGGACCGGTACTGCGTATAAGACTATCGATAGATTCGGCCATCGTACGAATACATGGGCATCTTATGCGCCCGACCCCCGTTCGGTGTGCGCCGACATTATTATGGAGTGCCGATGCGAAACTTCGCGTTTGCGGGACGGTACGGTGACGAGGTTTCTGAACGAAGAGAACGTACGGTGCAGAGCGACGGACGATGATAGCTGGTGAACGCTACATATCGTATCCCGCCTTGTGGATGCCCCCCATCGAGCGACAACGCCGTGGATATGTTCCGGCGCCGGGAAGCGGCGAGACGCTAGTTCCTCAATAAGCCCGGCGGATGGTAGGGCGGGGGGATTTTCAGCCAGCCGTTCTTTCGCATGAGATTTTTGGCATGGGCGCCCAGCTTCGCCTGTTCGAAATGAAACTTCGCCCACATGGCTCCGATATCGTTGCGAATGCATTCGGTCATATTCCGCGAGCATTCCATAACGGTGACGAGCAATTTCGTCGATAACATATTCGCGATTTCGACGTCGGTCAATTTCGCGCCCATCGGGACCGCATTCGGATCCGACCGCGGCTTATCTTCCGGCAGAGACGGCAACGGAATCCCCTCGGCTTCCATGAACTTCTTCAATTCGTCCGACTGGGAGGTGCACATCTTGATGGCCTCGTCCAGGATCTCGAGGAGATCTTTTTCCGTCGTCATATTCCTTCCGATCTGCTCCAGAACCACAATTTCTTGGACGAACGCAAGATATTTCCACGCATCCATGACTTCCCCGACATGCATCAGGGGTTTGGGGTCGGGGTCGGAAAGCGTTTGGAAAATCCCTGTCACGGATTCTAATAGGTTCGTCATTCGATCGCCTCCACCTGTAATTTTTCCTAATAAAAGTAAATTCATCCATATAAAAAGAGGACGACCGAACGTGCCGGCCGACCTCTTTCGCTGTTCTATTCGTTGCCCAATAAGGCTTAGATTTCCGATTCGATGGGTTGTCCGAACGAATTATCAATTCACATTCTCGCGTTTCAATCGCATAAAACATGGCGACATGAGGGATTCTTCTCGAGTACCGACAAATTCCAGCATAAAGGAGTCGTCACCCATGGCGAGACCCGACAGTCGAACCGAGAACGTCGATAGACTGAACAAGAACACGAAAAACACGATCGAGAAGTTGAACGAAGCGCAGGAGTACTTACAGGAGCATGCGGACGAGCTGTCTCCGGGGGAAGCCTCGGCGATCCGCGCGAAGAACGAGCGTCGCCGCACGAACATCGAGGCGCTCGAAGGGGAAATCAAGGAAGAGCGGCGGGTAGAGAAGTAACGAGTCCGTCGGAAAATGAGGAAGGGGGGCGGCGCGCCCCCTTCTTTTTTTACGTTCGCTTCAGAACCAGTAAGCCCCCTCGCCGATGCGGGCTCGGAACGGCAAACCGGGCGAACCGCCCGAGGGAGACGGATGCTGCGCGTACGGCGCCAGCTTCATATAGTTCGGCCGCGTCGTCTGCGGCAGCAGGAACGCCGAACGGAGCGCCCCGGGCTTGCGATGCTCGTTCAGCTTCGCGACGATCGCGTCGGCGGAGCGGATGCCGATACCGTGCCCGTAGTAGGAATCGCCGCCCATGTAGATGACGTTCTCGCCCTGCCATTGCATCGTCGCCGGATCGACGTCCGGATTGTCGAAGTACAAGCAGTCGCCGGGCACGAATCGCGTGGAAGGAATCGTCGTGAGCCCGAGGTCTCGGTCGACGTTCCAATGGAACAGGAACGTATTCGCGAACAGCCGGTCGTACGCCGCGCCGCCGATCGTCTCGAGCGCCGCTTTATAAAAGACGATCACGATCGCCGTCGCGCATTCGAACCCGTACATCGGACCGTTCCGGTAAATATCGAGCAGCGCCTCCGACGGCTTCCGGTCGCTCCGCAGCCGGAAAGCGCCGTTCGGCTCCCGCCGCCAATAGTCCTCGTTGCAGCGCGAGTTCTCGAACGTCTCGAAGCCGACGCCGCTGACGTTCAGCGCCCGGGCGGCTTCGAGCGTCGCCTCGCGCATCCGCAGCTCGAAGTCGAGGTCTCGCACGCTCGGATACGCGCCGTTCGTCCGAGCCGCCAGGAGCGTCAGGAGCGCGAGCCGCGTCTCCGAGACGTCGGGCAACGAGCTGCCGTCGGATTGCAAGATATGAATCATATTTCACCTCATTCCGCGTAGTTACCCACATCTTATTCCGCAATGCGGGAGATGCGCCCCCTTTTCCCGCAAAACCCGGTATAATAGAGAGGAATTCGAAATCGCCGCATCGAAACATATCATGTAGAGAGACGTTAGGAGGAGAGAACATGACGAACGAAATTATTGCGCACCGGGGCTGGTCCGCCGAGGCGCCGGAAAATACGTTGGCCGCGTTCCGGAAGGCGCTCGACGCCCCGTACGTCGCCGGATTGGAGCTTGACGTACAGCTGTCGAAGGACGGCGTGCCGGTCGTCATCCACGACTTCACGCTGCAACGGACGACGAACGGAACCGGGTTCGTGAAGGACAAGACGCTGGCGGAGCTGAAGGCGCTCGACGCGGGGATATGGTTCGGCGAAGCGTTCCGAGGCGAGCCGATTCCGACGCTGGCGGAGGCGCTCGCGCTCGCGAAGGGGCGCGGGACGGTGAACATCGAGCTCAAGACGGCGGGTCATATGTATCCGGGCTTGGCGGAGGCCGCGGTGAAGGTCATCCGGGAAGCCGGGATGGAGAAGGATGTCTACTTCACGTCGTTCGATCATCTGGTCATGCTGGAGGCGAAGTCGATCGCCCCGGACATTCGGACGGGACTCCTTGTAGGCGGTCGACCGATCGCGATGAAATATCAGTTCGAGGCGACCGGCGCGGACGTACTGTCGATCGCGTACCCATACATTACGCCGGAGCTCGTGAAGGAGACGAAGGAGCTCGGCATCGGGCTGTTCGCCTGGACGATCGACGACGTCGAGCGAATTCGCGCCGTCGCGGCGCTCGATTCCTCTATCGCGATCTGCACGAACCGTCCGGATCGGGCGCGCGAAGCGCTCGGCGTCTAACGTTGCGGTCGAAGAACGGAAGGAGCACGAGGATTTGACGAAAATATTGCTGGCGGACGATGAACTCGCGCTTCGGTTTCTGATTACGGAGACGCTGGCCGAAGAAGGCTACGAAGTGAAAGAGGCGGAGGACGGGCGGGAAGCGATGCGTCTCCTGCAATCCGAATCGTTCGACGTCGTCATCTTGGATTACATGATGCCGGAGCGAACCGGCGTCGAAGTGTGCGAATGGCTGCGTCGAACCGACGGGGACAACCGCGATAAACCGGTCGTTCTCCTTACGGCGAAGGCTCAGCAGAAGGATAAAGATCAGGCGCTCGCCGCGGGCGCGACCGAATACATGATCAAGCCGTTCAGCCCGCTGCAGCTGCTCGAGCTCGTCGACCGTCTCGCGGGCGGGGCCCGGTAGCCGGTGGACTGGCTGAAGGGGAAAGACAAGCTCGGACGCCGCGCGAATCGGCGCATCTACGGACTGGTGCTCGCGCTGATCGCATGCGTCGTCGCGTTGGGGACGATCGCCGGCGGCGAGCTGCGGCGCACCGGGCGGGAGATCGAAGTCGGCTTCGGCGAGCAGCAGGCGCTCGAGGAGCTTCAGGTGCAATTCGACCGCGTCGTGATGAATGTGCGAGGGTATATCGCGTACGGCAATACCGGCTTCTTGCAGGACGTGGAGGTGGAGCGCGTTCGTTTCGAGAATCGGCTGGCGACGGCGGATTCCGATACGGCGGCGATGGAAGAAATCGCGACGCTCTGGCGGGAGTACGACGGCTTGATCGACGAGGCCGTCGGATATAAGGCCGAAGGCGACGCGGACGCGCTGTCGGCGTTGTCGCGCGAGCGGACGACGCCGGCGATCGATCGGATCAACGCCTTGATCGAGGAGCTCCTCTCCGAGAAGGAGAAGGAGCTCCGCGGCTTGATGGAGGAGAGCCGCCGGGTGTCCGAACGGTTGATCTGGGGCGTTCTGGTCTTCGCGGTGTTGATGTTCGGCTGGGTCGCCGTGTCGCTTCATCGCTTCTTCCAAGCCTCCGTCATTCAGCCGCTCTCCGTCCTTGGCCGATCCTTCGAGCGATTGAGCCGCGGCGTCTCCGCTCGTCTGCCGGACGATTACCGGGACGACGAGATCGGCGCGGTGTACCGCGGCTTCAACTTTATGACCGGCGAGCTCGAGCGTCGTCAAGACGAGTTGGAGCAGAGCAACGCGGAGCTTGCCGCGCAGCGGGACGAGCTGGAGGCCCAGAACGAAGAAATTATGGCGCAGCAGGAAGAGCAGGAGCGGACGCTGCGCAAGCTGACGGAGCGGGAGCGGGATCTGGAGCTGCTCACCCGGTACCAGGAGCGGCTTACGGGCTTCACGGAGATGGAGACGTTCCTTGAAGCGGGCGTCTCGGCCATGCTGAACGCGCTCGGGCTGGACGCGGCGCTCGTCGTGCATCGCCCGGCCGGGGGGAGCGATGCGCGGCTCTTGCATGCGGTCGGGTATCCGGCGACGCTCGCGGACCTGGAGAACGGGCAGGGCCGGTTGTACGGCCCCGCGGACCGCGTGTTCAGGGAGCGCACGATTCTGACGCTGCGCCGCCCGGTCACCGGGGACGAGCGGGGGCTGCATCGAGGCTACGAAGAAGCGGTCGATCATTACTGCCCGCTGCTCGACGACGAGCTCGCCCCGATCGGCTTCCTGCTTCTCACGGGATACGGAAGCAAGTCGGCCGAGCCTGCGTTCCTTCGCGTGATCGCCGGCGTCGCGAAGCAGTTTTCCATCGCGTTCCACGCGCAGCTGCTGAACGAGGATCGACGGCGCCAAGCGGCGGAGCTGGAGACGCTCAACGTCGAGCTGGAGCACGAACAGCAGCGTCTCCGCTCGCAGCGCGACCTCGTCCAGGGCATCGTCCAGTCGATCCACGAAGGCTTGATCATGTGCGATTACGGCATCGTTCGGTTCGCGAATCCGACGGCCGACGCGTTCTTCGGCATGGCGGCGGATCGCGGCGCCGGAGTCGCCCAGTTCTGCGAGCGGCTGGAGCGGGGCAGCGACGGCACGTTGACGGGCTTGTACCGGAAGCTGACGGCGCTGCAGGAGGGCGCGGCGGAAGAGCTCCACGCGCGCTTCTCGTACCGGCCGGCCGAAGACTCGGCTCTGCGGCATTACGAGCTGCATGCGAACGTCTTGGAGTCCGGCGCGTCGAACCGGCAGCTGCTGCTCGTCTTCCGCGACCGGACGGAGGAAGAGAAGGCGGACGAAGCGAAGAACGAGTTCGTGAGCATCGTCTCGCACGAGCTGCGAACGCCGTTGTCGAGCATTATGGGCTTCATGGAAATTTTGCTCCATCGCGAAGTGGCGAAGGAGAAGCAGCGGAAATACCTGGAGACGGTGTACAAGGAATCGCAGCGGTTATCCCACTTGATCGGGGACTTCCTGGATTTGCAGCGCATGGAGTCCGGGAAGCAGACGTATCACCTGACGCCGATCGCGGTGGAGCCTTGGCTTCGAGAGCTGGTCGAAGGGTGGAAGGGGCAATGGCCGCACCGGATCGAGCTGCGGCTCGAGACGGATGCGCCATACGTCGTCGGCGACGCCGACCGGCTGACGCAAGTGATGCACAATCTGATCAGCAACGCGATGAAATATTCGCCGGGGCAAGATCGGATCGTCGTGCGGGTACGAACCGAGGGGGAACGGTGCGTCATCGACGTGACCGACTTCGGTCTCGGCATTCCGGAGGAAGCGAAGCCGAAGCTGTTCACGAAGTTTTACCGGGTCGACAATTCGGATCGACGGCAGATCGGCGGCACGGGTCTCGGCTTGTCGGTCGTGAAGGAAATCGTAGAGGCGCACGAGGGAGCGATGAGCTTCGACTCGGAGCTGGGGGCGGGCAGCACGTTCACGGTGTCGCTGCCGCTGTACGAGGTGCCGTCCGTGGAGGGCCGCGTCGTCGTCGTCGAGGACGACACGAACGCGTCGGGCCTCATCGCCGTCGCGTTCGAGAAGCTGGGCTTGTCGA is part of the Paenibacillus antri genome and encodes:
- a CDS encoding response regulator transcription factor, whose amino-acid sequence is MTKILLADDELALRFLITETLAEEGYEVKEAEDGREAMRLLQSESFDVVILDYMMPERTGVEVCEWLRRTDGDNRDKPVVLLTAKAQQKDKDQALAAGATEYMIKPFSPLQLLELVDRLAGGAR
- a CDS encoding DUF3231 family protein; this translates as MTNLLESVTGIFQTLSDPDPKPLMHVGEVMDAWKYLAFVQEIVVLEQIGRNMTTEKDLLEILDEAIKMCTSQSDELKKFMEAEGIPLPSLPEDKPRSDPNAVPMGAKLTDVEIANMLSTKLLVTVMECSRNMTECIRNDIGAMWAKFHFEQAKLGAHAKNLMRKNGWLKIPPPYHPPGLLRN
- a CDS encoding glycerophosphodiester phosphodiesterase — protein: MTNEIIAHRGWSAEAPENTLAAFRKALDAPYVAGLELDVQLSKDGVPVVIHDFTLQRTTNGTGFVKDKTLAELKALDAGIWFGEAFRGEPIPTLAEALALAKGRGTVNIELKTAGHMYPGLAEAAVKVIREAGMEKDVYFTSFDHLVMLEAKSIAPDIRTGLLVGGRPIAMKYQFEATGADVLSIAYPYITPELVKETKELGIGLFAWTIDDVERIRAVAALDSSIAICTNRPDRAREALGV
- a CDS encoding class I SAM-dependent methyltransferase, yielding MEYLEMLARLGIGDAHPGGFAETVKQLRAYPLPPDAKVLEVGCGTGRTACYVAAQGHRVTGIDIRPDMIAKAKARAEKEKLTVEFRRGDATALPFPDESFDVVLVESVSIFTDTPQALREYYRVLRGGGRLFDREMIRRSSMPSEAHDAIARFYGISKLWEPEDWTVEARNAGFRPFHIDGPFPFPTGIEQKQLYKDEYQQIDTGSLFDVDIWEVTNAYDAIMGNSAEHLGYILLVGSKQSAASAAK
- a CDS encoding nucleotidyltransferase domain-containing protein, which produces MKLPVHEQFIEQAIRYVSQDRRFAGLLAGGSMMRGTMDEFSDLDLIIVYHPEFRSEVMSQRLQIAEGMGNLLSAFTGEHVGEPRLIICLYGPVPLHVDLKFVQPEELRSRIENPLILWGRGSDISTIISESTPSFPYPDPQWMEDRFWVWVHYGAVKLGRGEWFEVIDLITFMRSAVLGPLALIRCGHLPQGVRKLETCAVEGLEELKGTIPVHSFESCYRALKNTIQLYLRFRDVRKIVPKTEAERVSVEYLDGIFASQTLEG
- a CDS encoding ATP-binding protein; this translates as MDWLKGKDKLGRRANRRIYGLVLALIACVVALGTIAGGELRRTGREIEVGFGEQQALEELQVQFDRVVMNVRGYIAYGNTGFLQDVEVERVRFENRLATADSDTAAMEEIATLWREYDGLIDEAVGYKAEGDADALSALSRERTTPAIDRINALIEELLSEKEKELRGLMEESRRVSERLIWGVLVFAVLMFGWVAVSLHRFFQASVIQPLSVLGRSFERLSRGVSARLPDDYRDDEIGAVYRGFNFMTGELERRQDELEQSNAELAAQRDELEAQNEEIMAQQEEQERTLRKLTERERDLELLTRYQERLTGFTEMETFLEAGVSAMLNALGLDAALVVHRPAGGSDARLLHAVGYPATLADLENGQGRLYGPADRVFRERTILTLRRPVTGDERGLHRGYEEAVDHYCPLLDDELAPIGFLLLTGYGSKSAEPAFLRVIAGVAKQFSIAFHAQLLNEDRRRQAAELETLNVELEHEQQRLRSQRDLVQGIVQSIHEGLIMCDYGIVRFANPTADAFFGMAADRGAGVAQFCERLERGSDGTLTGLYRKLTALQEGAAEELHARFSYRPAEDSALRHYELHANVLESGASNRQLLLVFRDRTEEEKADEAKNEFVSIVSHELRTPLSSIMGFMEILLHREVAKEKQRKYLETVYKESQRLSHLIGDFLDLQRMESGKQTYHLTPIAVEPWLRELVEGWKGQWPHRIELRLETDAPYVVGDADRLTQVMHNLISNAMKYSPGQDRIVVRVRTEGERCVIDVTDFGLGIPEEAKPKLFTKFYRVDNSDRRQIGGTGLGLSVVKEIVEAHEGAMSFDSELGAGSTFTVSLPLYEVPSVEGRVVVVEDDTNASGLIAVAFEKLGLSIRPFATAEAAALALRRSDAEARPALCIVDVQLGGRQSGWDFLAEIRETPAAQDVPIVLTTVLDPPQGFHETPRMRYLRKPFTVERLLQVAKQALDGEPL
- a CDS encoding small acid-soluble spore protein Tlp — protein: MARPDSRTENVDRLNKNTKNTIEKLNEAQEYLQEHADELSPGEASAIRAKNERRRTNIEALEGEIKEERRVEK
- a CDS encoding sporulation protein YjcZ, with amino-acid sequence MSGVCGGFTSTGAILVLYILLVIILSAGYFV
- a CDS encoding protein-glutamine gamma-glutamyltransferase, translated to MIHILQSDGSSLPDVSETRLALLTLLAARTNGAYPSVRDLDFELRMREATLEAARALNVSGVGFETFENSRCNEDYWRREPNGAFRLRSDRKPSEALLDIYRNGPMYGFECATAIVIVFYKAALETIGGAAYDRLFANTFLFHWNVDRDLGLTTIPSTRFVPGDCLYFDNPDVDPATMQWQGENVIYMGGDSYYGHGIGIRSADAIVAKLNEHRKPGALRSAFLLPQTTRPNYMKLAPYAQHPSPSGGSPGLPFRARIGEGAYWF